A window of Loxodonta africana isolate mLoxAfr1 chromosome 3, mLoxAfr1.hap2, whole genome shotgun sequence genomic DNA:
GAGTCTGGAGCGCCCTAACAAGGAGGCCCCTCGGAAGCCCCCATCCAGAGTGGTCCCCGGGGGTGCCCCACAGGGCGTCAGCCAGGCTCCCAAGGCCTTCTATGGGCCCCACGTAGCCAATGGGTATGGCGTCGCTGTCGGGCCTCAGGTGAAGGAGGTGGTTGTGTTAGAGAGGAAGAAGGTTCGTGATTCGCCCGCTGGGTCTGACGTCCGCACGGTGGCTGAGCCTGGCCCCCGCCCCCGGGCAGGGTCCCCGGAGCCCCCCAAGGAGACCCCCATCGAGCGGGAGATCCGGCTGGCCCAGGAACGAGAGGCCGACCTGAGAGAGCAGAGGGGCCTGCATCGGGCGGCCGGCCACCAGGAGCTGGTGGAGATCCCCGCCAGGTCCCTGCTGACCAAGGTGAGTCTGACCGAGGCGCCGCGGCGGGAGAGGAGCCGCTCGTCGCTCTACGTGCAGCGGGACATCGAGCAGGAGACTCAACGTGAGGAGGACCATCGTCGGCAGGGGCTGCAGTGGGGCCGGGCATCCACACCCAACTGGGACTCCAAGGGCCCCCAACCTGAACTCAGAAGGGCCCTCAGCTCTGACTCCGTCCTCAACCTGGTCCCAGACGCCCGAGCGGCCGACCCGGCCCCAGAGGTGAGAAGGGTGGACCGCATCCCGCCCAGTGCCTACCAGCCGTTCCAGAGCCCCGGGAGCGCCCAGCTGCAGTTCCCAGCCTTCGGCGCGTCCGCCAAGCCCCGAGGTCCGTCTGCAGACGAGGTCAAGGCCGGGCCTTCTCCAAAGGCCACAGGGCCTCAGAGGCGTGGCTTGGAATCCCCCGGAAAGGGTTCGGGTCCAAACGAAGAGCACTTGAAGGCCCCCCAGAAACCCCCGCGAGCCGACGGGGGTGTAGTGTGGGACGAGTACTTCCGCCTGCGTCCCCTGCGGTTCGGGGCTCCCGATGTGCCCCAGGAGGCGGAGGCCTCCCATGTCTGGCAATGGCAGGTGGCCGGGGCCCCGCCCTTGAGGCTGCAGAAGTCCCAGTCGTCCGAGCTGCTGGAGAGGGAGATGGCCAGCGTGCTGCAGCGAGAGCGCGAGGTGGCCGAGGAGCGGAGGAACGCCTTGTTCCCCGAGGTCTTCTCCACGTCGCCAGGCGAGGGCTCCGGCAACCAGGACTCCAGGCACTCCTCCCAGGCGTCCGGTGAGGAGGGGCCCCGGAAATGGCAGCTTGGCTCGGGGTCTCTGAGACTGGAGCAGGGGAGGCTGAGGCGGTGGAGTCTGGGGATGTCAGGAGGGGCTTCAGGTAGGACGGTGTCCCCTGACTCTGTGCTCCCCCAGTCAGCTGGTCTGTCTACCCGTCCGTCTACTAAAGCTGTAGATTTTGAAGGGAGATGTCGCCTTTGCCTTGTGGTCTTGCTTTATGGATTTGGGTGCCTCGGTATTAGGCACACAGAGGTTTATAGACGTTGTGCCCTTTTGCTCCTTTTTATCAATGTGAATTACCCCCCCCCCAAGTCACTTTTGATTTTTATCACCTTAAAAGTTTGGCCCATCTGTCTGTCGGCAGTTTCTCCTGACTGGTTCTTTCTGTCAATTTGTCCATCTGTTTTCTGGACTAGCTGCCTGGCCTGTCCAGTCATCCCGTCTGGCCCAGCCTCTGGGCCAAAGACTGTGTTCTGGACTCCAGTCTGACAGGTGGGATGCCCACAAGGGGCTCTGGGACCCTCCTTGAtgccccttccttccctcctaccCCCCAACAGGCATCACAGGCAGCTACTCTGTGTCTGAATCACCCTTCTCCACCCCCGTCCGACTGCACTCAGGCCTGGTATGGACGGTGAAGGCTGAGCCTGATCCCGCAGAAGCACCACCGGAGGCTGCTCAGTtgcagaggaagaagaaggaggtGTGGGTAAGTCCAGAACTGGACACTCCTTGTCCCCCAAGGCCCATTAGAGCCACAGACAGGCAATGGCAGTTGATGGGAGTTACTGGGAGACTCCAGTCTGACCTGGATTCGAGTCCTCTTTCCCTCACTGCTGGCTGGTGAATGTGCCTCGGTTTATTCACCCCATATGGGAGGTAAAGCCCATCTCTGGGCTTCTGCTCCCAGGGGCTGGGAATATACCAAAGATGGGAGTCTTTGTCCCCACCAAGACGTCATCCCCCTGAGTCAAAGGCTGAAGGACGAGCTGTCTTGGAGGAGAACAGTGTTTATCATTCTCGTGATTTTTTAAcgttgtggtaaaatacacatacaaTTTACCATTTTCACCGTCTTCAAACATACAGTTCATTGCAGTCTAGCATGCTCACCTGTCGGGTGACGTGCACCACAACCTATTTCCGGAGCTTTTTCATCTTTCCAAACAGAAGCTCTTCCCGTCATTGGTATTATTTTAATGTGTTATTGTCATAGTTATTTATTACTTCCCACAGTGGGCACCTGACACCAGTACACTGAGCATTAATTAATCCATGCATTAAACCTTGAACACCTTAATAGGAAGCTTTGTCATAcgcattttacagaaaagaaaaccaaggCACTGAAATCTGAAATCACACGCACCCAAGATCATGAAGCCTATGAATTTCAGGGCTGGGACTTGAACTCAGGCCTGACTCCAGACCCCCGGCTGATAACTGTTAGGTCACTCTCCTCTCTGGATGGGACGCAGGGGAGACGACAGAGAAAGACAAAACCAACCTCGACTGCCTGGTGCTCACAGCCTGGCGTCAGACAAGGACAGTGTGGCCTGGCAGTTCAGGACACAGACTGGAGCCCAGTGACCCaagttcaagtcccagctctgccacttgccagctgtgtgcccttgggcaaACCACTGCCCCTCTCTGACCCTCAGCCTCCTCTTCTGCACAATGAGCAAGATAGTAAGAGCACCCTCCTCTCAGCCTCCACATAAGGATGGAGCGAATTAATAGTGCAGGCGCTTGGAGCCACAGTCAGGGCCCCATACATGTAGCCTGTCTTTATTATGATGGAAAAAAAGGTAGACCAAGGCCTCACTGACCGGAACAGCATGGTGGGTGGTTTTCAGTTTGGGGTAATCAAGGGACTTGGGCAGACTGGTGGACAGGGGACACCTTTCCTTCCGTCCCAGGTGGTGACAAATGGGTTGTGTATCGAGTTCCAGGCAGGCTCAGGGTGGGGCAGAGCAGGGAGTTCCCGGGAACTGATAAGTGTTCTTTTCCTGCAGTACGCGGGCGTCAACCCCTCAGACGACATCAACTTGGGGGTGAGTCTTCCCTTGTTCCGTCTGTGCCCTCCCCTACCCCATGGCATCAGGGCCATCAAAGACCTTTCTTCTAGACGTGGGGACTTCACTGAAGTCTTCCAATTGGTAGTGTTTGCCTGAGGTGGATTCCGCTGTGATCTGCTCATGATATCTGCCTTAGGCGTGGATTATAGAAATGGGGCCTGTGTGTTACCTCTTTATCAGATGGTGATGGTTTTTTGAGCAAATTAGGCCCAAGTCAAGGACACTTTGAGTAAAGGAGTCACCTGAGTGTGAGAAGCCCACCTACCTCAGTCGATATATGGAAAACATTCGTTACTCTCCTTAACTAGACTCAGTTCAGGGAGGCATTTTCCCTGCCTTTGCACTCAACATGAGTTAACACATGCCTTGGCCATATTACTAGAGGTAGAGGGTCTGAAAGAGGGGAGGAGATTACCCTGCTTGAACCCTGTTCTAAGCCCCTCCTGTGACTTGATGAGGGGCGATATCTGGGGAGGTTAGGACCCTCACGGGAACTCCATACCCCTCTTGCAGATCGTGGAAGCCACACGGGTGACCCGCCACAAGAACGCCATGGCAGAACGCTGGGAAGCTGGCATCTATGCCAGCGAGGATGAAGACTGAGGCTGCTGCTGGAGATGGGGCACCCACCCCTCCTGCCTTGCCAAGACTGCCATCAAGCCCCCACCTTAGAAAATAGGTCCCCGTTTAAATCCACTATCTGAAAACCAGAATTACGTGCCAATAATCATGAAGGTGAACGTGCTTTTGGACTCAAGGGTTTTCTTTCCATTCTTATTTCCCTGGAGaaattttttctgctttttgggTCTCAAACTGGGGATGAAGCAGGATGCTTGTGGAATCTTCTTCTAAGACTTTGCCAAACACTCTGGAGTCCAAGAAAGAAGGAGACACACTCCCCCGCCTGAAGATGGAATTGGTTCCCACTAGTCTGAGGGTGGAGTGTCTGGTCGatgagggtgttatggattgaattgtgtccccccaaaatatgtgttgtaaatcctaacctctatcccTGTGGTTGGAAtccgtttgggaatgggttgtctttgttacattaatgaggcaggattagtgtagggtgtgttttgagtcaatctcttttgagatataaaagggattaaATGAGCAAGTGAGAAGCAGAGACGAGGAAGATTGATGctgagacacatggagatctcaaGGAGCCACGAAAAAGGCTGAAGGGAGAAAGATCTGCCTCAAGAGctcagagagagggaggaagcttttccctggagcctgtagcctaaattcagacttctagcctcctaaacgctgagaaaataaattactgtttgttaaagccatccagttgtggtatttctgttagagaagcactgggtgactgagacaccatccactgtggtatttctgttatagcagcagtaggtgactaagacaccattcactgtggtatttgttacagcagcactaggtgactaagacaccattcactgtggtatttgttacagcagcactaggtgactgagacaccattcactgtggtatttgttacagcagcactaggtgactgagacaccatccactgtggtatttctgttatagcagcactaggtgactgagacaccatccactgtggtatttctgttatagcagcgctaggtgactgagacaccatccactgtggtatttctgttatagccgcactaggtgactgagacaccatccactgtggtatttctgttataccagcactaggggactgagacaccatccactgtggtacttctgttacagcaccactagctgactgagacaccatccactgtggtatttctgtcatagcagcactaggtgactgagacacccaccactgtggtatttctcttacagcagcactaggtgactgagacaccatccactgtggtatttctgtcatagcagcactaggtgactgagacacccaccactgtggtatttctcttacagcagcactaggtgactgagacaccatccactgtggtatttctgtcatagcagcactaggtgactgagacacccaccactgtggtatttctcttacagcagcactaggtgactgagacaccatccactgtggtatttctgttatagcagcacaaggtgactgagacaccatccacctgtggtatttctgttacagcagcactaggtgactgagacaccatccacttgtggtatttctgttatagcagcagtaggtgactgagacaccatccgctgtggtatttctgtcatagcagcactaggtgactgagacacccaccactgtggtatttctcttacagcagcagtaggtgactgagacaccatccactgtggtatttctgtcatagcagcactaggtgactgagacaccatccactgtggtatttctgtcatagcagcactaggtgactgagacacccgccactgtggtatttctcttacagcagcagtaggtgactgagacaccatccactgtggtatttctgttatagcagcacaaggtgactgagacaccatccacctgtggtatttctgttacagcagcactaggtgactgagacaccatccacttgtggtatttctgttatagcagcagtaggtgactgagacaccatccactgtggtatttctgttacagcagcagtaggtgactgagacaccatccactgtggtatttctgttatagcagcagtaggtgactgagacaccatccactgtggtatttctgttatagcagcagtaggtgactcagacaccatccactgtggtatttctgttacagcagcactaggtgactgagaaaccatccacctgtggtatttctgttatagcagcagtaggtgactgagacaccatccactgtggtatttctgtcatagcagcactaggtgactgagatacccaccactgtggtatttctgttacaacagcagtaggtgactgagacaccatccactgtggtatttctgtcatagcagcactaggtgactgagacacccaccactgtggtatttctgttacagcagcactaggtgactgagaaaccatccacctgtggtatttctgttatagcagcagtaggtgactgagacaccatccactgtggtatttctgtcatagcagcactaggtgactgagacacccaccactgtggtatttctcttacagcagcactaggtgactgagacaccat
This region includes:
- the MISP gene encoding mitotic interactor and substrate of PLK1, yielding MDRVTRYPIFGIPDSPRITGPELDGDISYTFKMVGVGPEETGWGQGKQPVWPASHEARLNMMRAGAPHSLHAFPGKLSPQPPYPDDEEDEEMKAYHLEDARDTFPRRPQDLERDRRAVIRGQAVRKSGTVATLRGAPDQVDRAPDRTLSQLLEENAVDREQIDFLAARQQFLSLERPNKEAPRKPPSRVVPGGAPQGVSQAPKAFYGPHVANGYGVAVGPQVKEVVVLERKKVRDSPAGSDVRTVAEPGPRPRAGSPEPPKETPIEREIRLAQEREADLREQRGLHRAAGHQELVEIPARSLLTKVSLTEAPRRERSRSSLYVQRDIEQETQREEDHRRQGLQWGRASTPNWDSKGPQPELRRALSSDSVLNLVPDARAADPAPEVRRVDRIPPSAYQPFQSPGSAQLQFPAFGASAKPRGPSADEVKAGPSPKATGPQRRGLESPGKGSGPNEEHLKAPQKPPRADGGVVWDEYFRLRPLRFGAPDVPQEAEASHVWQWQVAGAPPLRLQKSQSSELLEREMASVLQREREVAEERRNALFPEVFSTSPGEGSGNQDSRHSSQASGITGSYSVSESPFSTPVRLHSGLVWTVKAEPDPAEAPPEAAQLQRKKKEVWYAGVNPSDDINLGIVEATRVTRHKNAMAERWEAGIYASEDED